A DNA window from Chlamydia buteonis contains the following coding sequences:
- the recF gene encoding DNA replication/repair protein RecF (All proteins in this family for which functions are known are DNA-binding proteins that assist the filamentation of RecA onto DNA for the initiation of recombination or recombinational repair.): protein MNILSLRLKNFRNYKEAEVSLSPNVNYIFGENAQGKTNLIEALYVLSLGRSFRTSHLTEAIFFGSSYFFLEMTFEKDGVPHTLSTYVDKHGKKILCDQSPIKTLSQLIGMIPIVLFSSKDRCLIAGAPSDRRLFLNLLLSQCDPQYKHSLSYYHRALLQRNTLLKTKQTSTLSVWDEQLATLGSYLCLSRYTCCTQLNQFIQKLWNNSLSERLLIKFKSSLIKQCKISQEAVKNELHKQLTASLYRDLELGNTSVGPHREDFTLMINDLPVAQFSSEGQKHSLLAVLKLAESLYIKSIHNVYPLFCMDDIHAGLDNQRISQLLGLTSSLGQTLITSTTLPHQTLSETNRIFSVNQAQISIHSHAIIKQ, encoded by the coding sequence ATGAATATTCTTTCCTTACGCCTTAAGAACTTTAGAAACTATAAAGAAGCTGAGGTTTCTTTATCCCCAAATGTGAATTATATTTTTGGAGAAAATGCTCAGGGAAAGACTAATCTTATTGAAGCTCTCTATGTATTATCTCTAGGTAGATCATTCCGCACTTCTCATCTTACAGAAGCCATTTTTTTTGGCTCTTCGTATTTCTTTTTAGAAATGACCTTCGAGAAAGATGGCGTTCCCCACACGCTTTCTACCTATGTAGACAAACACGGGAAAAAAATCCTTTGCGATCAATCTCCTATAAAAACCCTATCACAATTGATAGGCATGATACCTATAGTCCTATTTTCCTCAAAAGATCGTTGCTTAATTGCTGGAGCTCCTTCAGATCGGAGATTATTTCTTAACTTACTTTTATCGCAGTGTGATCCACAATATAAACACTCATTGTCCTATTATCACCGAGCTCTATTACAAAGAAATACCCTACTTAAAACTAAGCAAACCTCTACATTATCAGTTTGGGATGAGCAACTTGCCACTCTAGGATCTTATCTATGCCTTAGTCGATATACTTGCTGCACACAACTAAATCAATTCATTCAAAAACTATGGAATAATTCTCTATCAGAACGTTTACTTATAAAATTTAAAAGCTCTTTAATTAAACAATGTAAGATTTCTCAAGAAGCTGTTAAAAATGAACTCCATAAACAACTAACAGCTTCTTTATATCGTGATTTAGAATTAGGCAATACTTCAGTAGGCCCTCATCGTGAAGACTTTACTTTAATGATTAATGATCTTCCTGTAGCACAATTTTCTAGTGAAGGACAAAAACATAGTCTACTTGCTGTTCTTAAACTTGCAGAATCTCTATATATAAAAAGCATACACAACGTATATCCCTTATTCTGTATGGATGATATTCATGCAGGATTGGATAATCAGAGAATCTCTCAGTTATTAGGATTAACATCCTCTCTCGGGCAAACCCTAATAACCTCAACAACCCTCCCTCATCAAACATTATCTGAAACTAATAGGATATTTTCAGTTAATCAAGCACAAATATCTATTCATTCGCACGCAATTATTAAACAGTGA
- the dnaN gene encoding DNA polymerase III subunit beta: MKFVVSRNELGNLIKKIQSVVPQNTPIPVLTHVLIETCNDELVFTATDLTVSTRCVAQAKVYESGAISIPSKRFFQLVKELTEANLEISATTGEMAKITSGSSCFRLLSMGKEDFPMLPDIQNSVRFTLPAEQLKEMLQRTSFAVSREESRYVLTGVLLTIANGTATVVGTDGKRLAKTDIEVSLDKSFTGDYIIPIKAVEEIIKLCSEDSEASIFLDQAKIAVECGNTLLITKLLAGEFPDFSPVISTESSVLLDLHREELITLLKQVALFTNESSHSVKFTFTPGELTLTANCTKVGEGKVSMAVNYSGELLEIAFNPFFFLDILKHSKDELVRLGISDSYNPGIITDSTRSLFVIMPMRLHDD; the protein is encoded by the coding sequence ATGAAGTTCGTCGTATCCCGAAATGAGTTAGGAAATCTTATAAAAAAAATCCAAAGTGTTGTTCCTCAAAACACTCCTATCCCTGTGCTCACCCACGTGCTTATTGAAACATGCAATGACGAGCTTGTTTTCACCGCGACAGATCTTACAGTAAGCACTCGTTGTGTTGCTCAAGCAAAAGTTTATGAGTCTGGGGCTATCTCTATTCCTTCTAAAAGATTTTTCCAATTAGTGAAGGAGTTAACAGAGGCTAATCTCGAGATCTCGGCAACCACCGGAGAAATGGCAAAAATTACCTCGGGTTCTTCGTGTTTCCGTTTACTTAGTATGGGGAAAGAGGACTTTCCTATGCTTCCCGACATCCAAAATTCCGTAAGATTTACTCTCCCTGCAGAACAGCTAAAAGAAATGTTACAACGCACATCGTTTGCTGTTTCTCGAGAAGAAAGCCGTTATGTTCTTACAGGGGTTTTATTAACTATTGCGAACGGTACCGCTACTGTAGTTGGCACTGATGGGAAACGTCTAGCAAAAACTGACATCGAAGTCTCTTTAGATAAAAGCTTTACTGGTGATTATATTATCCCTATTAAAGCTGTTGAAGAAATCATTAAGCTCTGTTCTGAAGACTCTGAAGCTTCTATTTTCTTAGACCAGGCAAAAATTGCTGTCGAGTGCGGCAATACATTGCTAATTACTAAATTACTTGCTGGAGAGTTTCCCGACTTCTCTCCTGTTATTTCCACAGAAAGTAGTGTTTTACTAGATCTTCACAGAGAAGAGCTTATCACTCTATTAAAACAAGTAGCTCTATTTACTAACGAATCCTCACACTCTGTGAAATTCACTTTTACTCCTGGAGAACTCACCCTAACAGCAAACTGTACAAAAGTGGGCGAGGGCAAAGTTAGCATGGCAGTAAACTATTCTGGAGAATTATTAGAAATCGCGTTCAATCCTTTCTTCTTCCTTGATATTTTGAAACATAGTAAGGATGAGTTAGTTCGACTAGGTATTTCTGACTCTTATAATCCTGGAATTATTACAGATTCTACACGTAGCCTATTTGTTATTATGCCTATGAGATTGCATGATGATTAA
- the smpB gene encoding SsrA-binding protein SmpB — MASKEIVSNRKAFHNYEVLESLQAGIVLTGTEIKSLRDHGGNLGDAYVAISKGEAWLLNASIAPYRFGNIYNHEERRKRKLLLHRYEIHKLEVKVAQKGVTIIPLGMFLSRGYVKVRLGCCRGKKSHDKRQTIIGREKQREIEAAMKRYR; from the coding sequence ATGGCCAGTAAGGAAATTGTTTCTAACCGCAAAGCCTTCCATAATTACGAGGTTTTGGAATCTTTACAAGCTGGGATTGTTCTTACCGGAACGGAAATAAAGTCGTTGCGTGATCACGGTGGAAATCTTGGTGATGCCTATGTGGCTATCTCTAAAGGTGAGGCGTGGTTATTGAATGCCAGCATCGCTCCATACCGTTTTGGGAATATCTATAATCATGAAGAACGAAGAAAGCGTAAGCTTCTTCTTCATAGATACGAGATTCACAAATTAGAAGTTAAGGTCGCTCAAAAAGGGGTAACAATTATTCCTCTTGGGATGTTTCTTTCTCGTGGTTACGTAAAAGTTCGTTTAGGTTGTTGCCGTGGTAAAAAATCTCATGATAAGCGACAAACAATCATAGGAAGAGAGAAACAAAGAGAAATAGAAGCCGCTATGAAGCGTTATCGTTAA
- a CDS encoding FAD:protein FMN transferase: MGKLSKILLIVLLSYVFQGCSPPLTSFEGERMTMPYRIIVGQHLTRQETAELKNEIDAVFKVIDTVYNNWNSESELSKINRSPAGVAIPLSNELFVFLKEIDRFYHISGGRFDPTLGPLKNLWLLHLKQHSLPNEQTWKSYYKNVGWKHITLDLTNKTITKKHPNVQLDLCGAVKGFAVDCLLEICLRFCNNNYVEWGGEIKISGNHPTGRPWRIASSATPQIIEINNAAVATSGNYYQQWSVNGKIYTHILDPHTGKPLELHDYPIISATVIHPSCAYADAMATVLMTFATKKEALAWAEENNIQAFVNDNAS, from the coding sequence ATGGGAAAGTTATCAAAAATTCTCCTCATAGTTCTTTTATCTTACGTCTTTCAAGGATGTTCGCCACCTCTCACCTCTTTTGAAGGGGAGAGAATGACCATGCCTTACCGTATTATTGTAGGACAACACTTAACACGCCAAGAGACTGCTGAATTAAAAAATGAAATCGATGCAGTCTTTAAAGTAATTGATACTGTCTATAATAACTGGAATAGCGAGTCAGAACTTTCTAAAATCAACCGGTCTCCTGCCGGCGTAGCAATTCCCCTGTCTAACGAATTGTTCGTATTCTTAAAAGAAATAGATAGATTTTACCACATATCCGGAGGAAGATTTGATCCCACCCTTGGACCGCTAAAAAATCTATGGTTGCTTCATCTTAAACAACACTCTCTTCCTAACGAACAAACTTGGAAATCCTACTACAAAAATGTCGGTTGGAAACACATTACTTTAGACTTAACCAACAAAACCATCACCAAAAAACATCCCAATGTACAACTAGATCTTTGCGGCGCTGTAAAAGGTTTTGCCGTTGATTGTCTACTAGAAATCTGTCTACGTTTTTGTAATAATAACTATGTAGAATGGGGAGGGGAAATCAAAATTTCTGGCAACCACCCAACCGGACGACCTTGGCGTATAGCGTCTTCAGCAACCCCACAAATCATAGAAATCAATAATGCAGCTGTAGCCACAAGCGGAAACTACTACCAGCAATGGTCTGTAAATGGTAAAATTTATACACATATTCTAGATCCTCATACAGGGAAGCCCCTAGAACTACATGACTACCCCATAATATCGGCTACTGTTATTCATCCTAGTTGTGCTTATGCTGATGCCATGGCCACAGTACTGATGACATTTGCAACAAAAAAAGAAGCTTTAGCTTGGGCAGAAGAAAATAATATCCAAGCCTTTGTTAACGATAACGCTTCATAG
- the folD gene encoding bifunctional methylenetetrahydrofolate dehydrogenase/methenyltetrahydrofolate cyclohydrolase FolD, which yields MLLKGTPVAERVLEKIKQEISNSSTPPGLAVVLIGNDPASEVYVGMKVKKATDLGMVSKAHRLPSDATLTDILKLIERLNNDPTIHGILVQIPLPKHLDSNAIIQAISPEKDVDGLHPINMGKLLLGQLGGFAPCTPAGIIELLHYYEIPLLGRHVAVVGRSNIVGKPLAAMLMQKHPSTNATVTLLHSQSQNLTEILKTADIVIAAVGVPLFIKESMVSSNTVIIDVGTSRVTANNDRGYTLVGDVDFNNVVTKCKAISPVPGGVGPMTVAMLMKNTWESYQKFSS from the coding sequence ATGTTATTAAAAGGTACACCCGTTGCCGAGCGGGTCTTAGAAAAAATCAAACAAGAAATCTCCAATAGTTCGACCCCACCAGGCCTCGCTGTAGTACTGATAGGTAATGATCCAGCATCTGAGGTTTACGTCGGAATGAAAGTGAAAAAGGCTACAGATTTAGGCATGGTGTCTAAAGCACATAGATTGCCTTCTGATGCCACCTTAACCGATATTCTTAAACTTATTGAAAGACTAAACAATGATCCTACGATTCATGGTATCTTAGTACAGATACCCTTACCTAAACATTTAGATAGTAATGCCATTATTCAAGCAATTTCTCCGGAGAAAGACGTAGATGGCCTTCATCCTATAAATATGGGAAAACTCCTACTAGGACAGCTTGGAGGATTCGCTCCTTGTACCCCTGCAGGAATTATTGAGCTGCTCCACTATTATGAAATTCCTCTTCTTGGGCGTCATGTTGCCGTTGTTGGGAGAAGCAATATTGTGGGTAAGCCGCTTGCTGCTATGTTAATGCAAAAACATCCTTCGACTAATGCCACGGTAACTTTACTTCATAGCCAATCGCAAAACCTTACAGAAATTTTAAAAACAGCAGATATCGTCATTGCTGCTGTCGGCGTTCCCCTATTCATTAAAGAAAGTATGGTCTCTTCAAATACTGTTATTATTGATGTCGGGACATCACGAGTCACAGCAAATAATGATAGAGGTTATACACTAGTTGGAGATGTCGATTTTAATAATGTGGTCACAAAATGCAAGGCAATCTCTCCTGTCCCCGGAGGCGTGGGACCAATGACTGTTGCTATGCTAATGAAAAACACATGGGAAAGTTATCAAAAATTCTCCTCATAG
- the mreD gene encoding rod shape-determining protein MreD, whose amino-acid sequence MDRLISLQCLLLSILSFFICPQYTPHLCPIFFAPYLVANFYRLSKERVLIHALIIGLFCDIGSSYLFGIHAFLYVITSSLLHKMHTIFLKDRWLSIPIINSMFALTFSCFSYPTLAFFNYKILWNFSTLLLDVKYAFTIDFLYSGIIYLLPCTITQGILKMRGFLRSRSCY is encoded by the coding sequence ATGGACCGGTTAATATCTCTTCAGTGTTTACTCCTCTCTATATTGAGTTTTTTTATATGTCCTCAATACACCCCTCACTTATGCCCTATTTTCTTTGCGCCCTATCTTGTAGCGAATTTCTATAGACTATCGAAAGAAAGGGTCTTAATCCACGCATTGATTATCGGTCTGTTTTGCGACATAGGTTCCTCTTATCTATTTGGAATTCATGCATTTTTATATGTTATTACCTCCTCTCTTCTTCATAAAATGCATACGATCTTCCTGAAAGATAGGTGGTTATCGATACCGATTATTAATTCTATGTTCGCTTTGACATTCTCTTGCTTTTCCTATCCGACACTCGCCTTCTTTAACTATAAAATTCTTTGGAACTTCTCCACTCTTCTATTAGATGTGAAATATGCCTTCACTATAGATTTCCTCTATAGCGGAATAATTTACCTACTACCATGTACAATAACTCAAGGAATCCTTAAGATGAGAGGCTTCTTAAGGAGTCGCTCATGTTATTAA
- the ltuB gene encoding late transcription unit protein LtuB produces MSGTKKKRNRRDLSRVIQKKTEKLLNRPKKLKEKKSKFLISKDQEQLRHRAEEYDTLVRSLLDKQSHDSNHVLIFNYQDGFVFTDINNFVRYSIKL; encoded by the coding sequence ATGAGTGGGACAAAGAAGAAAAGAAACCGAAGAGATTTGTCTCGAGTGATTCAGAAAAAGACAGAGAAGCTTCTGAATAGACCTAAAAAATTGAAAGAAAAGAAATCCAAGTTCCTTATTTCCAAAGATCAAGAGCAGCTTCGTCATCGTGCAGAGGAGTATGATACTTTAGTGCGTTCCCTATTAGATAAGCAATCTCATGATTCTAATCATGTTTTAATTTTTAACTATCAGGATGGTTTCGTTTTTACTGATATTAATAATTTCGTAAGGTATTCAATAAAACTATAA
- a CDS encoding phospholipase D-like domain-containing protein: MLKKTKLKLKIAITLGIILLFGVLTKSQPPDTFQTFLALREPVIYSKQCGDNSLKVICDAIDSAKESLFLRIYRLSAPEVIKSLANQANSQCNVAIHYEKMAKVQEFPKNHNVTLVNHPKEERKLMHQKALAIDDKHAWLGSANYTHVSFLEDSNLIIGLKSKELCQHIKNESSGECVIQGQKAQYFSLPGDQGKALSAVLQTIRTAKKTIRIAMFALTYLPIFNELDEAQKRGVKVKILIDKDFKKLSTTRLQTLKDSKLTLYTKTTRHRLHHKFAVIDQNTLITGSVNWSESGFCSNSEDMLILNNLTKKQINKLNRIWKDLEKQSTLSYPPINNKETKIVKLPKEKCAA, translated from the coding sequence ATGCTAAAGAAAACAAAATTAAAATTAAAAATCGCTATAACTTTAGGAATAATTTTATTGTTTGGAGTCCTTACAAAATCTCAACCTCCTGATACTTTCCAAACATTTCTTGCTTTACGTGAACCTGTAATTTATTCAAAACAGTGTGGGGATAACTCTCTTAAAGTGATATGCGATGCTATTGATTCCGCAAAGGAAAGTTTATTTCTTCGTATTTATCGTCTTAGTGCTCCTGAAGTTATTAAAAGTCTTGCCAATCAAGCGAACTCTCAATGCAATGTTGCGATCCACTATGAAAAAATGGCAAAAGTTCAAGAGTTCCCAAAAAACCACAATGTCACCTTAGTGAACCACCCCAAAGAAGAAAGAAAACTTATGCATCAAAAAGCTCTAGCTATAGATGACAAACATGCCTGGTTAGGTTCAGCAAACTATACCCATGTATCGTTTCTTGAAGATAGTAATCTTATCATTGGGTTAAAGAGCAAAGAACTTTGTCAACATATTAAAAATGAGTCTTCAGGAGAGTGTGTTATTCAAGGACAGAAAGCTCAATATTTTTCCTTGCCCGGAGATCAAGGGAAAGCTTTATCCGCGGTATTGCAAACAATAAGAACCGCTAAAAAAACAATACGTATAGCAATGTTTGCTTTAACCTACCTCCCCATTTTTAATGAGCTTGACGAAGCGCAAAAACGTGGCGTGAAAGTGAAAATTTTAATTGATAAGGATTTTAAGAAATTATCAACAACACGACTACAGACGTTGAAAGACTCTAAATTAACATTGTATACAAAAACAACCCGGCATCGCCTACATCATAAGTTTGCTGTTATAGATCAAAATACCTTAATAACCGGGTCTGTGAACTGGTCAGAATCTGGGTTTTGCTCCAATTCAGAAGATATGCTGATTCTTAACAACCTTACAAAGAAACAAATCAATAAACTTAATAGAATTTGGAAAGATTTAGAAAAACAAAGTACCCTATCATATCCACCGATTAATAATAAGGAAACTAAGATAGTTAAACTACCTAAAGAAAAATGTGCGGCTTAA